GTTGAGCAGCAGCTTTCCTGCCGTCGCGGGTGTCGGTTGGTCCGTCGCCGCAAGCAGTCGCCCGCTCGAAAGCGCTCGGTCCGGTCGACGGCCGATCGCGAAAGCAGCGTACCCCATCTTTGCGAGATACCGTCGCATGCGCGTTCTGTCGTGGACCAGCGTGTAGGTCGGCTCGGTGACCGGATAGCCGTCGGCTGCGAGTCGTCGCCCGAGACGGTGGGCGATCGTTGACTTGCCAGCGCCCGGCACGCCGAAGAACTCCACAACCACCCCGTTCGTATCGGTTGGCGGTCTCATACGCACCCCGCTTGGTCCCGATCGCGTGCCGAGTTCATCGTGTAGAGTGTCCGTCGGCGAGTTCCCGGTACAGGCTGCGGTACTCCGCGGCGGTTTTCTCGAGGGGAAACCGGCTCCGTGCCCGCTCGTACGCCCGGTCGGCAAGCGCCGTCGCACGGTCCGTGTCCGCGAGCAGGTCACGCAGCTGTTTCGCAAACGCCTCGGGACGGCGCGGGTTCGCGACGGCGCCGGCGTCGCCGACGATCTCGTCGAAGACGTCGATATCGCTCACCACGACCGGAAGGCGACAGGCCATCGCCTCGACTACCGCCATACAGAACCCCTCCGAGAGCGACGGCTGCACGTAGAGATCGCTCGCCGCGAGCAGCTGGTAGACTGCATCCCGCTCGATAAACCCGGTGAACTCGACGGCATCACGAACCCCGAGCGAGCGGGCGAGCGCCTCGAGGTCGCTGCGCAGGGGGCCATCCCCGACCAGCGTCAGCCGGACGTCGGTGTCGGTGCTGGCGACCGATGCAAACGCTCGGAGGAGCAGCGACTGGTTTTTGGTCTCGCTGAACCGGCCAACACAGGTTATACGTGCTCCGGCGATCTCATACGGGTTCTCCGGGATAGCGATGGCCCGGTCGATTCGCGCGACGTCGATCCCGTTGTAGATCACACCGAGCCGACCCCGGGTGAGGAGGCGTTCGACCGCGTACAGCGACCGCAGCGTCTGGGCCGAGTTCGCGACGATCCGATCCGCCCGCGGGAGCGTTGGCAGGTTTACCAACACCTGCGGAAGCGAGTAATGCTCCTTGTGGTCGGCGTGCTCGGTGTCGACGATCGCTATGTGACGAGGGGCCAGCAACCGTGCCAGCGAGCCGACGAAGTTGTGATGGGTATGGAGGACGTCGTACTCGCCGGTCGTCAACACCCAGCGCAGGTGGCGGATCGCGGCCGGATCAGTGCGTGACTCCGCACCCAGCGGGATCAGCTCGACGTTCGTCTCGGGAGCGAGGGCGGCCTCCGCGGGAGAGGCGTCGTAGTACGAGACGACGGTGACGTCGAGATCATCAGCGAGCGCGATCCGTTCCGAAAGCTCGTAAGAGAAGGTCGTATCACGGATATGGCTCAGTACGACAAGAACGCGGGTCATCCTGCGTATTCACTTCTTCTTCATAATATAAAACCACTGCTATCGAGAATTTATACCGCACCGTCCTCGAGCTGGGTGGCGATCTCCGCCTCAGCGACCTGCTCGGAGCCAACCAGCAGTCGCAGCGAGCGTGTCACCGAGATCGCCGTCTCAACGATCGTGGGATGCGTGTAGCTGAGCGCCAGCAGGGCCGCTCTGCGTTTCGTCGGTTCCGCTTCGACGGCCCGTTTCAGGGACTGCCTGGCGGCCTGTAGCTCGCCGGTACCTAGGTACGCCCGTCCCGCTCGTTCGTCGATCGCCGCCTTGGCGGCGCCGAGATAGCCGCGCTCGTGGATCAGTTTCTCGTGCTTATTGAGGACGACGGCGTAATCGCGCTCGATCGCCGCCGGCGAACTGGACATACTCTCGTGTGCGGTTCGAAAGCAGAGGTGGTCGGCGACGGCCGCGACGTGCCACTCCTGACACAGCCTGAGATAGAGATCCCAGTCCTGTTTCGTGGGAAGCGTCTCGTCGAAGCCACCGACCTGGTCGAGTGCCTCTCGGCGAACCAGCACACGGGACGGTGAGCCGATGAGGTTCTTGCGGAGGATGGCATCGGAGAGATCCCCGCTTGGCGCACTCGATTCGACGTGAATCGGATCGCCGTCCGGCGACACCGAGACACAGAGACAGGTCGCGAGCCCGCTCTCGGGCGCGGCCTCGAGCGCCGCGACCTGGGCGGCGAGTTTCGTCGTCGCCCACCGATCGTCGTCGTCCAAAAACGCGATATACTCGCCATCGGCGGCCGCGATGCCGGTGTTTCTCGCTGCCGACAACCCCCTGTTCGTCTCGTGCTCGATGCAGGTGACGGCGGGTGGAAACTCGTCGACGGTCTCGCTGGCGTACGGCCTCGACGAGCCGTCGTCGACGACGATCACTTCGACCTCATCATGTGTCTGATCCAGTGCTGTCCGGATCGCGCCTCCGAGAAAAGACGGCCGGTTGTACGTCGGAATGACCACACTGACGGCTGTCATATCCAGTGAAGCTCCATTCACCGTCTTTAGCTTACCGTTTCGGCTACCGGACTCGATCACCCGTGAGCCGATACCGGCACGAACCGGCAGATGTTTTTATCGTTCGGTAGTTTCAGCGTATATGGAGTCGCGAGGGAATGTCTGGCGTCTGCGACCATCTCTTGATCAGGTATGATCGATCGGGATCTCCTCCGGTTGAACACACGGGACACGATCTGTGAGCTGTTCACACCGGGTTCGATCTTTCCGCCCGGAACGATCTGTGCCGTGGCACCGACCGCGATCGAGACGTATGTCGAGTACGACGTGTTCACCAAGTACGGTCACGCGGGCCACATCGAACCCGGCGAGTGGGATCTGCGGGCCGCCCCGCTCTCGTCGAGTCCCAAGTACCGGCTCATACGCGACTATCAGACCGGAGCGATCGACAGCAGTGACCTCACGTACCAGCGACTGCGGGCGGCCGGCTATCCCGAAAGCGAGGCGTCGTTCTACACCGAGTACGGCTACGGCACCTATCTCGACGCGCTGTTCGACTCAGTGAAGCGAAACGGAATCGAGAACGACCCGACGGAAGCCGGATCGCAGACCCAACCGGCCGACAGATACGATCAGATCGCGGTCAACATCGGTCGTGACGGGGCGGTGATCTTCAACTCGTGTGGGTTCCACCGGCTCGTGACGGCGACGGTCCTGGCGGTCGAGACGGTTCCCGTCCGGCTCAACGTGATCCACGAGGACTGGTGGGACCGGGAGCGCGGGCTCGAGACACAGCTCGAAGCACATCCGTCGCTGTCGTACGTGGATCGAGTACGGCCCGCCTGGACCGACGTCGTCCGTTGACCGCAGCCAGCCGGTGGCAACGGTCCGGGGCACCCGCCAGGGCGTCGACCGGTGGTGAGGACGGGACTCAGCCCGGAGCCAGCGACTGCAGCTGTTGTTTCTCGATCAGACCGACCGACACGGTCGCACCGAGCCAGACCAGGCCACCGAGGGCGACGACTGCGAACAGCGAGACGAAGCCGTCGATCGCAGACGCAAAGGGGAAGACGACAAGCGCCATGACGCCGGTCACGGCAGTGATCTTCACACAGCGCGTGCCGATCGCCCACCAGTCGAGGCGGAGTTCGAGATGCATGAGATACACGTTCAGTGCGACGTACACCGCATAGGTTCCGGCCGTCGAGACCGCGGCCCCGGCGATCCCGATCGTCGGGATCAACACCAGGTTTAGACCCAGATTGGCAACTGCCGTCACCCCCTTCGCGTATGCGCGGTGTTTTGCGCGACCGAGGTAGTCCAGTCCACCGCTGGTGATGTAAGAGATCGCCTGGACGACGAGATAGATCGTCAGTAGCTGCAGAACGATCGTCCCACCGGTGTACGCCGGCCCGAACAGAAGCCGCAGCGTCGGCTCCGCGACGATCACCAGTCCGACGGCGGCCGGCACGTAGAACAGAAGCGTGCTCGTAAGCGCCTCCCCGTACAGCCGGGAGGCGGTCTCGAGATTATCGCGGTGGAGTTGCTCGCTGTATCTGGGCGCGATCGCAAACCCGAGCGAGTTCGCAGGGACCTTCAGAAACGTCATGATCTGCTTTGCGACGACGTAGTAGCTCACCGCGAGTGGTGTCAGGAACGCCCCGATCAGCAGGATGTCGACGCGTTTCATGAGAGTGCTACTGTTCTCCGTGAGCGTGATCGGGAGCGCGTACTCGACGATGCGACGGCGAAGCCCGGGTTCGATAGGGCACCGCTCGGCGGTGGTGTAGAGGGAGTAGACGGCACCGACCGTCAGAGCAGCCGCCACGAACGAACTGACCACGTAGCCGACGAGGGCGCCGACCGCACCCAGCCCGGCTAGAACGAGCCCGATCGCGACGAGCGGGCGGACAACCGCCTCGACAAGGGCGATGGACGCGGCCCATTCGATCTTTTTGAACCCCTGACAGATGCTTCGCCCCGAGTTGAACACCCCGTGGGTGATGACGTAGAGCCCTCCGACCAGCAACAGGGGTTCGAGCCCCGACTCCCCGAGCAGGACCGCGACCTGTTCGCGGGCGAGGACGAGCCCGACGGTAACGAGGCCAAGCGTCCCCACGAGGACGAGCCCAACGGTCTCGATGATGTGGGGGATCTGGCCAGGCGCCGTCTCCTCGTGTTCGGTAATATACCGGGCCGCGGACTTGCCGAGCCCGAGTTTGCCAGCGACCGTGACGATGGCGAACAGCGAGATCGCGAGATACAACAGGCCGTAGGCGTCCGGGGAGAGCAACCGGGCCAAGACCACGACGAGGAGGCCGTTGGAGAGGTTCTTGAGGACCTGCGAGAGAAAGTCGGCTTTCAAACCAGTGGCGATCTTTTCACTGAGTGACATTCGGGTGAAGGCTGGGTGGTCGGCTACTGTGTTGGGCCGGTGCTGTTCGTTTCTTTCGTGCGAACCGGGTCGGGAAGCGGGACGTCATTGCCGGCGCCACGTAACAGCGAGACTCCGACGAACGTCGCTAGAAGCCATGACTCCGTCGACAGACCTCCCAGCGTGAAGGACTCTGTCAGCATCTGTGCCACCAACAGCACCAGCATCGAGAGGACGAACTCGTGCCACGACGACCCGGTCCATGCCTTGCGCCAGGCGACAGCCACCGAGCCGAGAATCGCCAGTATGTACACGCCGCCGACGAGATAGCCCAGGTTCAACACGATCGCGACGAACGAGTTGTGCGTCTGGAACTCGTGCTCGAAGCCGGCGCCGACGAGAGGGGTGTCGGCGGCATGTGCGAGTGCGGCCTGCCAGAACCCGAGGCGCTCGCTGCCGCCTCGCTCGATGATGAGCGTCAGATACGACAGGCCGGTCTCCGTCAGGAGGAAGCCGACGGCCGCGAGCAGACTCAGTACCGCAAATCCGACTCCCAGAGCGGGCGATCTGAGCGCGAAGAGGACAACCGTGGCCGCCAGAAACGCTGCCAGTGCCATCGTGGCATCCGTAAGCACGAGCCCGACGAGCACCACCACGAACGCCACCCCCCAGGCCGGACGCCGGGTCTCGAGAACGCCCCAGAGGGCACTCAGACTCGCCACGGCGGTGGCGAATCCGAGGGCGTTCGGGTTGGCGTAGACCGAGGCGATCCGATACCCGGGCAGCCCGAAGACGTTGTTTCCGGTCCAGGGGAAGGTCACACTGGTAGTATGTTCCAGCACGAGAAGCACGAACCCGAGTACGGTGAGGGCCCCCACGGCACCGACGAGCCCGCCCAGAAACGATCGCGGGGCGGTCCTGATGGCGGGAGCGACGAGGAAAAAGAGGACGACGACAAGAACGGGAGTGAGAACGATATACGGGAGGATCGAGACGCTGCCGGTGAGCGCAAACTGGAGTAGCAGGCCGATCCAGTAGAGCCCGAACAGCCCGAACACGATCGGATGCGGACGGGACCCACTCATCCGGTCACGGTTCGCTCTCGCTACGAGTCCCAGATAACAGATCGGGAACACCATTCCCGCCGAGATGAGATAGCCGACCGTTGGCTCGAGCAGCCACGTAGTCGGTGCAAGCCCCGCAAACACGAGCGCAACGCCGATGTACGTCACAGATCGCTCCGCCGTACTCATGGGTAGTGGCGCCGAACCGGTGTCGTGCTGTGGGCCCGTTGCTGGTGGGGGGTGTTGGCCGCCGGCCTGCTGGGCTCGTTCGAGCCGGTCGAGCGCTGCTCGCTGCACGGAGCCGCGGCGGTCATCATGCGGTGGATAGCCCGCGTTCGGTCGGCTGTCCTCCAGCCGCGGTCGATCGCGAACGAGCACGCCACCCGCCGCGGAACGGGTCGAGAACGCCGGTCTCGCCACACGGAAGGGTCCGTGGCTTGGACCGGCTCGGAGAGGGACGGGGTCGCGGTTTCGGCCTGGCGTGACACACTCCCGGGAGCGAGCGCCGCAGGAAGATACCGGCGGCAGGAAGAAGAGAGACGACTGGCACCATTTACTGATAGCTGGCTATTCAGTTGCAAAAGGATTTTCATATCGCATCCATGTGCCGCCGGCTAAGCCACACAGCGGGGACTCCGTCGACGGTCAGCCGTGATACCCATCGGTGTGCCGGTTCCGGCACTGGTGGTCGAAAGAACTGCGGTTGCCCACGCCTCCGCGCGGTCCGGCAGCCGTGGGCGACGCCATCGTCGTCCTCGGCTATCGTTCCTCCCGAAGAGGGGCCGAAGAGTTACTGTACAGCGGCCGTGTTCGTGTTCCCGAGTCGTGCTGGGGCGTGCTACGGGCCCGAGGCGACGGCGTCGGAGACTCGAGTCGTCTGCCGGAACTCGACAGGTCGCCGTTGTCGGCGCGTACGTACTCTGTGTCCCCTCGGTGACGCCGTTACGATTGTCGATGACATCCGGTCCCCGTTCTCGGCCACACGGTCGCCCGTGACCGGCGAATGTGACTCCTACCATGGCCAGCACGTGGTTCGCTCGGTCACAGCACGGCTGTACCGAATCGCTAGTCTAGGAAGTCTCGTTCGTCGGCTCCGCCTCCGCGGTCTGGGGGGTGTCGGAAGAGACCGTCGGCAGGTCGCGTCGTTTGTACAGATAGGCAGCGACGATCCCGAGCCCACCAAGCGGGACGAGCACACCGAGCTCGTACCATCCGGGATGTTTGAGCTTGCGTTTTTTGGCATCGAAGTAGACCACCGCTGATGTCGGAATTTGCAGAAAGAAGACGACAGCAAAAACGAGGTAGACGGTCGGGTCCATTTTCAGATAACTGGTTACTCAGGTGGAAAAGGATGTTCATCTCGATGGCTCAGTGAGAGAGCAGTCTTGTAGACACGTTTCGTCCGTCCGGCGACGCTCACGACCAGCCATGAGGGCAATCCAGTCGGCACCGACAGAGCGAACGGATCCATGCGCTGCAGGGATCTGATCTATGACGCGTGTTCGTCCCCATCGGTACCGGTATGGATCGCCATCTCCCAACGCGTCTTCGTTTCATAGATACTTCTCTCTTCTACTGTCCGCTATCGTAATTGCTTCAAAGTACTATAAGTATGTACTACCTCTTTGAGAAGAGGGAAATTTAGATATATTGGGTAGGTATTAATATCTCAGAGGTCAGAGAAAAAAGAGATGAGTGAGGCGATCCCGCCACAGTGTCCGGAATGTGGCTCCACGAACCTCGCACTCTTGCGTGTGTCACCGAGTGAGCACAGCCGAGGCGACGAATGGGTTACACATGCGGCATGCGAACACTGCGATGAGTACACCGAGTGGTTCGACTGACAGTCGCGGTCGAACGGCG
This genomic window from Natronococcus occultus SP4 contains:
- a CDS encoding glycosyltransferase family 4 protein translates to MTRVLVVLSHIRDTTFSYELSERIALADDLDVTVVSYYDASPAEAALAPETNVELIPLGAESRTDPAAIRHLRWVLTTGEYDVLHTHHNFVGSLARLLAPRHIAIVDTEHADHKEHYSLPQVLVNLPTLPRADRIVANSAQTLRSLYAVERLLTRGRLGVIYNGIDVARIDRAIAIPENPYEIAGARITCVGRFSETKNQSLLLRAFASVASTDTDVRLTLVGDGPLRSDLEALARSLGVRDAVEFTGFIERDAVYQLLAASDLYVQPSLSEGFCMAVVEAMACRLPVVVSDIDVFDEIVGDAGAVANPRRPEAFAKQLRDLLADTDRATALADRAYERARSRFPLEKTAAEYRSLYRELADGHSTR
- a CDS encoding glycosyltransferase family 2 protein, which translates into the protein MTAVSVVIPTYNRPSFLGGAIRTALDQTHDEVEVIVVDDGSSRPYASETVDEFPPAVTCIEHETNRGLSAARNTGIAAADGEYIAFLDDDDRWATTKLAAQVAALEAAPESGLATCLCVSVSPDGDPIHVESSAPSGDLSDAILRKNLIGSPSRVLVRREALDQVGGFDETLPTKQDWDLYLRLCQEWHVAAVADHLCFRTAHESMSSSPAAIERDYAVVLNKHEKLIHERGYLGAAKAAIDERAGRAYLGTGELQAARQSLKRAVEAEPTKRRAALLALSYTHPTIVETAISVTRSLRLLVGSEQVAEAEIATQLEDGAV
- a CDS encoding flippase, which gives rise to MSLSEKIATGLKADFLSQVLKNLSNGLLVVVLARLLSPDAYGLLYLAISLFAIVTVAGKLGLGKSAARYITEHEETAPGQIPHIIETVGLVLVGTLGLVTVGLVLAREQVAVLLGESGLEPLLLVGGLYVITHGVFNSGRSICQGFKKIEWAASIALVEAVVRPLVAIGLVLAGLGAVGALVGYVVSSFVAAALTVGAVYSLYTTAERCPIEPGLRRRIVEYALPITLTENSSTLMKRVDILLIGAFLTPLAVSYYVVAKQIMTFLKVPANSLGFAIAPRYSEQLHRDNLETASRLYGEALTSTLLFYVPAAVGLVIVAEPTLRLLFGPAYTGGTIVLQLLTIYLVVQAISYITSGGLDYLGRAKHRAYAKGVTAVANLGLNLVLIPTIGIAGAAVSTAGTYAVYVALNVYLMHLELRLDWWAIGTRCVKITAVTGVMALVVFPFASAIDGFVSLFAVVALGGLVWLGATVSVGLIEKQQLQSLAPG